In Melitaea cinxia chromosome 11, ilMelCinx1.1, whole genome shotgun sequence, a genomic segment contains:
- the LOC123658065 gene encoding uncharacterized protein LOC123658065, producing the protein MAKLSTTAEGKLLYVIESYHNHPPPELFRTSDDDVKIQPSRSGKGLMLIYKGHTYKHMTSRTRWYCSKKFKGCPAKLSTTADGKLLQVFENVVEVQPSKSGKGLMLIYGGHTYRNSKNGMRWHCSQKPKKCPAKLTATTEGKIIYVIESNHNHPQPVLCRGNDGKYVSVKMHAYLPKKKTY; encoded by the exons ATGGCGAAACTTAGCACAACCGCCGAAGGGAAACTGCTGTACGTTATCGAAAGCTACCACAATCACCCTCCTCCGGAATTGTTTAGAACATCCGACG ACGATGTAAAGATTCAGCCGAGTAGAAGCGGTAAGGGCTTAATGCTCATTTACAAAGGACACACATATAAGCACATGACCAGTAGGACACGCTGGTACTGCTCAAAGAAGTTTAAAGGATGTCCAGCAAAACTTAGCACGACAGCTGATGGAAAATTGCTTCAAGTCTTTGAAA ACGTCGTAGAAGTTCAACCTAGTAAAAGTGGAAAGGGCTTAATGCTTATTTACGGAGGTCATACGTATCGGAACTCAAAAAATGGGATGCGCTGGCACTGCTCTCAAAAGCCTAAAAAGTGTCCGGCAAAACTAACCGCGACAActgaaggaaaaataatttacgtaatCGAAAGTAACCATAATCACCCACAACCCGTATTGTGCAGAGGCAATGATGGCAAGTATGTGAGTGTAAAGATGCATGCATACTTGCCGAAGAAAAAAACGTATTGA